The following are encoded in a window of Chlorocebus sabaeus isolate Y175 chromosome 22, mChlSab1.0.hap1, whole genome shotgun sequence genomic DNA:
- the CSNK2A2IP gene encoding casein kinase II subunit alpha'-interacting protein has translation MVPLAYYGQHFVPLDYFCQLSSANSLTHQRTGEKLNQFNNQPVAKVQSRSNHLAELPLGSKRKVWRCSVLPSPKSQNKISQSFCDRILNSPLSHAKHQNTPSLGLHWRSSLWPAQRALNSHLLHSKAQTTSSSDLKMTSSQELNQTTLSSQLPFSKPQTTSPSLDVCWQSPSLKSHQRVSSSSLFHLQNQEIPSINIISTSSSLRPKRKALSSILLQSKPQKTASLDCLWTSLLQHNQRSLSSPSLNTKLQTSDLFWTSPSFKSNQMALTSPSLDSRFQKISILNSNPTVASLPLSHSKARQSASSYFVHPSEILPLFQLNSQPMFMLDCNFQTPSSPVCHSKFQNTTSPNDKHKVTHLPSPHPKTNVSGQLLSSSKHCTRNTAASTLGFRLQSKSTFEISPKTESNKEIPWTLKYSQPCIVKGGTVPDDVVNKIVNSISKTRIQRDLCRQILFRRMRGRPNPHPGPRLSSNYVVCLACASCIKSPCNHFRGKKNPRCATLSVIPTPEANSEGKIEVKLVLILSLPETFSSCLPFPMKENQPNEAPEDNLEGVEKTPQFFPTSERDIQGLNMKQKWWTVAPENKVIDQQPQAIDWLFYVKKKNSQPQSLLPPSSSSTSSSSTTSSSYSVASASSSSSSSSSSISPSSPPPSKECITLTLSRSVFPKVRSYHRLPAGVSWLEFICSKDYQLHPRKPNRSQSSSLKTKPVRNNNTVKWRKRANTLFKFFRTK, from the coding sequence ATGGTGCCATTAGCATATTATGGTCAACACTTTGTGCCATTAGACTATTTCTGCCAACTGTCCTCAGCCAATTCATTAACGCATCAACGTACAGGTGAAAAACTAAATCAATTCAATAACCAACCTGTAGCCAAAGTGCAATCCCGTAGCAATCACCTTGCAGAACTTCCACTGGGCTCCAAGAGGAAGGTCTGGAGATGCTCAGTATTGCCATCTCCCAAATCTCAGAACAAAATTTCACAGAGCTTCtgtgataggattctgaattcacCATTGTCCCATGCCAAGCATCAGAACACACCTTCACTAGGCCTCCACTGGAGAAGTTCATTGTGGCCTGCTCAAAGAGCTCTGAACTCTCATTTGTTGCACTCCAAAGCTCAAACGACATCTTCATCTGACCTCAAAATGACATCATCACAGGAGCTCAATCAAACAACCCTGAGTTCACAATTGCCCTTCTCTAAACCTCAGACAACATCTCCAAGCCTAGATGTTTGCTGGCAATCACCTTCATTGAAGTCTCATCAAAGGGTCTCAAGTTCATCATTATTTCACCTCCAAAATCAAGAAATACCTTCCATAAACATCATTTCGACATCATCTTCCTTAAGACCCAAACGAAAAGCCCTTAGCTCGATATTACTTCAATCCAAACCTCAGAAAACAGCCTCATTGGACTGCCTTTGGACatctttattgcagcacaatCAAAGATCTTTGAGTTCACCATCACTCAACACAAAACTTCAAACAAGTGACTTATTTTGGACATCACCTTCTTTCAAATCCAATCAAATGGCTCTTACCTCTCCATCACTTGACTCTAGATTTCAGAAAATATCTATATTGAACTCTAACCCCACTGTTGCCAGCTTACCATTGTCCCACTCAAAAGCAAGGCAATCAGCATCATCATATTTTGTCCACCCATCTGAGATTTTACCATTATTTCAGCTCAATTCTCAGCCAATGTTTATGCTTGATTGTAACTTCCAGACTCCCAGTTCACCCGTCTGTCACTCCAAGTTTCAGAATACCACTTCACCAAATGACAAACACAAAGTCACACATCTGCCATCACCCCATCCAAAAACAAATGTCTCAGGTCAATTATTATCAAGCTCCAAACACTGCACCAGGAACACAGCTGCTTCAACACTAGGTTTCAGACTCCAGAGTAAAAGCACCTTTGAGATTTCTCCAAAGACagaatcaaataaagaaattCCATGGACTTTAAAGTATAGTCAGCCCTGCATTGTTAAAGGTGGAACCGTCCCTGATGATGTTGTAAATAAAATCGTCAATTCTATCTCGAAGACCAGAATACAGAGGGATCTCTGTAGGCAGATTTTGTTTCGAAGAATGAGGGGAAGGCCAAATCCTCATCCTGGTCCTCGCCTGTCATCAAATTATGTGGTTTGCTTAGCTTGTGCTTCCTGCATAAAGTCTCCATGTAACCAttttagaggaaagaaaaatcctcGTTGTGCAACACTTTCTGTCATACCAACACCTGAGGCCAATTCTGAGGGCAAAATAGAAGTGAAATTAGTTCTTATCCTTTCTCTACCAGAGACTTTCTCATCTTGTCTCCCATTCCCTATGAAAGAAAACCAGCCTAATGAAGCCCCTGAAGACAACCTTGAAGGAGTAGAGAAGACACCACAGTTTTTCCCCACATCTGAACGGGATATCCAGGGACTTAATATGAAGCAGAAATGGTGGACGGTAGCCCCTGAAAACAAAGTTATAGACCAACAGCCCCAGGCTATTGACTGGctgttttatgttaaaaaaaaaaattctcagccacaatccctgctcccaccctcctcctcctccacttcgtcttcctccaccacctcctcctcctactctgttgcctctgcctcctcctcttcgtcttcttcctcctcttccatctcaccctcttctccccctccttccAAAGAGTGTATCACCCTCACTCTCTCACGCAGTGTATTCCCTAAGGTACGTAGTTACCATCGGTTGCCTGCAGGGGTCTCCTGGCTTGAGTTTATATGTAGTAAAGATTACCAGCTGCATCCCAGAAAACCAAATCGAAGCCAGTCATCATCTCTCAAAACAAAGCCTGTGAGGAACAACAATACAGTAAAATGGAGAAAGAGAGCAAACACACTGTTCAAATTTTTCCGGACAAAATGA